Proteins encoded together in one Plasmodium cynomolgi strain B DNA, chromosome 9, whole genome shotgun sequence window:
- a CDS encoding 40S ribosomal protein S4 (putative) has protein sequence GKGIKKHMKRVNAPSHWMLNKMGGQYAPKTSSGPHRLIESIPLVILLRNRLKYALTFDEVKMILIQKIVKVDNKIRTDCTFPVGLMDVIHITKSNEYFRLLYDIKGRFVPHRITNEESKYKLCKVKKMILRKGRLSIAVTHDGRSIPYIHPDVKVNDTVRLDLETGKVLEHLKFQIGSMVMVTAGHSVGRVGIISSIDKNIGTYDIIHVKDSRGKIFATRLSNVFVIGDNSKPYISLPREKGIKLDIIEERRNKLKAQNN, from the coding sequence GGTAAAGGAATAAAGAAGCACATGAAGAGAGTGAATGCGCCCTCGCATTGGATGTTGAACAAAATGGGCGGCCAGTATGCGCCCAAAACGAGTAGCGGTCCCCACAGGCTCATCGAAAGTATCCCCCTGGTAATTTTGTTACGAAACCGACTGAAGTATGCCTTAACGTTTGACGAAGTGAAAATGATATTAATCcagaaaattgtaaaagtgGACAACAAAATAAGAACCGATTGCACATTCCCTGTTGGTCTTATGGACGTTATTCATATAACCAAATCGAACGAATATTTTAGACTCTTGTACGACATTAAAGGAAGATTTGTCCCCCATCGTATTACCAATGAGGAGAGCAAATATAAATTGTgcaaggtgaaaaaaatgattttgaGAAAAGGACGATTATCCATTGCTGTTACGCATGATGGTAGGAGCATTCCATACATACACCCAGACGTTAAGGTAAACGATACGGTTCGATTAGACTTAGAAACCGGGAAAGTGCTggaacatttaaaatttcaaatcgGTAGTATGGTTATGGTCACAGCTGGACACAGTGTTGGAAGAGTTGGTATCATTTCCTCTATTGATAAGAACATAGGAACGTATGATATTATTCACGTGAAGGACTccaggggaaaaatatttgccaCTCGTTTGAGCAACGTGTTTGTCATTGGGGATAATTCGAAGCCTTATATCAGTTTACCCCGTGAGAAGGGAATCAAGTTGGACATCATTGAGGAGAGAAGGAACAAGCTGAAGGCACAGAATAACTAG
- a CDS encoding caltractin (putative) translates to MMLDNSKEMPINEDVEKEIYECFSLFDTNKCGYIDIREFYFALKSLGLNFKKEEVKNLFLQVKKNIDDKLNFDEFFEIATKHIHKRYNEEEIDHMFSLFDPNDTGKITLTSLRNVCAEIGEHIDDAELNHMIEFADRNNDKVIDKEEFKRVLLSAWKNDPLSDVDSD, encoded by the exons ATGATGCTCGATAACTCCAAGGAAATGCCAATAAATGAGGACGTCGAAAAAGAGATATACGAATGCTTCTCCCTGTTCGATACAAACAAATGCGGCTACATCGACATCCGCGAATTTTACTTCGCCCTTAAGTCGCTTGGCCTCAATttcaaaaaagaggaagtgAAGAATCTCTTCCtccaagtgaagaaaaacatcgacgataaattaaatttcgATGAATTTTTCGAAATCGCAACGAAACATATTCATAAGAGATacaatgaggaggaaatAGACCACATGTTTTCGCTCTTCGACCCGAATGACACAG GAAAAATAACGCTGACTTCTTTGCGAAACGTTTGTGCCGAAATAG GGGAACACATCGACGACGCGGAACTGAATCACATGATCGAGTTTGCCGACAGAAACAACGACAAGGTTATCGACAAGGAGGAATTCAAGAGAGTCCTTCTAAGCGCATGGAAAAACGACCCGCTAAGTGACGTAGACTCGGATTAG
- a CDS encoding histone H4 (putative), with translation MSGRGKGGKGLGKGGAKRHRKILRDNIQGITKPAIRRLARRGGVKRISGLIYEEIRGVLKVFLENVIKDSIMYTEHAKRKTVTAMDIVYSLKRQGRTLYGFGG, from the coding sequence ATGTCAGGAAGAGGAAAGGGAGGCAAAGGATTGGGAAAGGGAGGAGCCAAGAGGCACAGAAAGATTTTAAGAGATAACATTCAAGGTATCACCAAACCAGCCATCAGACGTTTGGCCAGAAGAGGTGGTGTGAAGCGTATCTCCGGTTTGATATACGAAGAAATCAGAGGAGTGTTAAAAGTCTTCCTAGAAAACGTAATTAAAGATTCCATCATGTACACTGAACACGCAAAGAGAAAGACTGTCACTGCTATGGACATTGTGTACTCGTTGAAAAGACAAGGAAGAACATTATATGGTTTTGGTGGT
- a CDS encoding histone 2B (putative): MVSKKPAKAKKATTGATDGKKKRKKSRYDSYGLYIFKVLKQVHPDTGISRKSMNIMNSFLVDTFEKIATEASRLCKYTRRDTLSSREIQTAIRLVLPGELAKHAVSEGTKAVTKFTS, from the coding sequence atggtatCCAAAAAGCCagcaaaagcgaaaaaagccACCACTGGTGCAACTGacggaaagaagaagagaaaaaagtcAAGATATGACAGCTATGgactttacatttttaaagtttTGAAACAAGTTCACCCAGACACTGGTATTTCGAGAAAATCCATGAACATCATGAACTCCTTCCTTGTTGATACTTTTGAGAAAATTGCAACTGAAGCCTCCAGATTGTGTAAATACACCAGAAGGGACACCTTATCATCACGTGAAATTCAAACTGCCATCAGATTAGTATTGCCAGGAGAATTGGCCAAGCACGCAGTTTCGGAAGGAACCAAGGCTGTTACCAAATTTACCTCTAA
- a CDS encoding hypothetical protein (putative) — protein sequence MMMSKVLKCDLCCFSKDGLFLLYTIANKLFLIESVSLDLSRIYVNSYKIDSIEFSEDHIHFLALAKEEGCVCVYSLYSSHIVSIIQDAFQGYVCSFFLGQGTNICIQKYERKCISIYDVNDAEHSLVTIQNVKSKKKKKTYCLSAGHDTLGCLTESNKQKKIALLCLQSYKVKNEIICSNFSPSEMFFSTLNDIIAYSNKYKSVHVYKSTGDLLYVYNYGAHLACVTLASKSKERNVFSLGMEDGIVTILHQDNLKEIKKIALSEMVIMNEQMVQLMERLRLLFDEKGADSVPKGITDVFSPVGVTFLSFSLCGTFMSVISESHNNVVRIYTAENYTCIAILQQKKKITSLRWDNVLYKARVHVQGGGVELPRNGPTGKE from the exons ATGATGATGTCCAAAGTGCTCAAGTGCGACCTGTGTTGTTTCTCCAAAGATGGATTATTCTTACTCTACACAAttgcaaataaattatttttaatcgAATCTGTGTCGCTTGACTTAAGTCGGATTTATGTGAACAGCTACAAAATTGACTCGATTGAGTTTTCGGAGGAtcacattcattttttggcgTTAGCAAAGGAGGAGGGGTGTGTCTGCGTCTACTCGCTGTATAGTAGTCACATCGTTAGCATAATACAGGATGCTTTCCAGGGTTacgtttgttcctttttcttggGGCAGGGGACGAATATATGCATTCAGAAATACGAGCGG aAATGCATAAGCATCTACGACGTGAACGACGCGGAGCACTCTCTAGTTACCATCCAAAATGTGAagtcgaagaagaaaaaaaaaacgtattgTCTGAGCGCAGGACATGACACCCTTGGCTGCCTAACTGAATCgaacaagcaaaaaaaaatagcattgCTCTGTTTGCAGAgttataaagtaaaaaacgaaataatttGTTCTAACTTTAGTCCAAGTGAGATGTTTTTCTCGACACTGAATGACATCATCGCGTATAGTAATAAGTACAAATCGGTACATGTCTACAAGTCGACAGGGGACCTACTGTATGTTTATAACTATGGGGCGCACTTAGCAT GTGTAACTCTCGCGTCGAAGAGTAAGGAGAGGAATGTCTTCTCCCTGGGTATGGAGGACGGAATT GTCACCATTCTACACCAGGACAActtgaaagaaataaaaaaaatagctttaAGCGAGATGGTGATAATGAACGAGCAAATGGTACAGCTGATGGAACGACTACGCCTGCTGTTCGAT GAAAAAGGAGCTGACTCTGTTCCGAAGGGGATAACGGATGTATTCTCTCCTGTGGGGGTCACCTTTTTATCTTTCAGTTTGTGTGGGACCTTCATGTCGGTCATAAGTG AGAGCCACAACAACGTGGTCCGGATTTACACAGCGGAGAATTACACTTGCATAGCCATACtgcaacagaaaaaaaaaataacctccTTACGGTGGGATAATGTTTTATACAAGGCAAG GGTTCATGTGCAAGGAGGCGGAGTGGAACTGCCACGGAACGGCCCTACTGGCAAAGAGTGA
- a CDS encoding hypothetical protein (putative) — protein sequence MNDNDDYEDYDDDFVKRAAICSVSGGSASGGGPAFMPRKLLCYPSRRNNNELKAIFLKNEEYNKQFELSLTYMSKDNNFLLKKIASYFNMLVKLEFNKTNIAYYIYNKTIACNFKYHMQQLLKKKWKKQLEDKYLSYTDEQVRSNNNFLYNTTPQYKEHLGDNNIVWKHSNKNLTEQCFEKCHKVFFNESEFNNCYKNENYVYEMSLFKDNSIKPIKKAQVKNISSLGRYIAMYYHGNDYVSILRDFTTYVYFRVKNMLDLILFKDEENEVGFYYISFDKGKQLVHLFRCGLNSYQVSCKQISFIPYEDIASDIEPKVYLSTVQSHDLYTVFISTKTKLWKLYKDKDGNYSRKVMDSVKNANEEYLGHINCYIVETTYERKLLYRYLKNITNVEENIVACSYFKHFIHFENSLLISFIENSHFIQRTYHVVRNKDLIISSGKTKLTIQVNELFDIFMLFFIILCVILSVYTIVRILFTK from the coding sequence ATGAATGACAATGACGATTATGAAGATTACGACGACGATTTTGTGAAGAGAGCCGCGATATGCAGTGTGAGCGGTGGGAGTGCTAGCGGGGGGGGCCCAGCGTTCATGCCCCGGAAACTGCTCTGCTACCCCTCTAGACGGAACAACAACGAGCTGAAGGCGATCTTCCTGAAGAATGAGGAATACAACAAACAGTTCGAGTTAAGCCTGACCTACATGAGCAAAGATAATAATTTcctgttgaaaaaaatagctagctacTTCAACATGCTAGTTAAGTTAGAATTtaacaaaacaaatataGCCTATTACATATACAACAAAACCATAGCGTGTAATTTTAAGTACCACATGCAGCAACtattgaagaagaaatggaagaagcagcTGGAGGATAAGTACCTGAGTTACACTGACGAACAGGTGAGGTCGAACAATAACTTCCTTTATAACACCACGCCCCAGTATAAGGAGCATCTAGGAGACAACAACATAGTATGGAAGCATTCGAACAAAAATCTGACTGAACAATGTTTTGAGAAATGTCACaaggttttttttaatgaaagcGAATTTAACAACTGCTATAAGAATGAGAATTACGTGTACGAGATGTCTCTCTTTAAAGATAACTCCATAAAACCGATTAAAAAAGCTCaggtgaaaaatatatcctcATTAGGTAGATACATAGCTATGTACTACCATGGAAATGATtatgtttccattttgagagACTTTACCACGTATGTTTATTTCAGAGTTAAGAACATGCTAGATTTGATTCTGTTTAAAGATGAGGAAAATGAAGTTGGGTTCTACTACATATCCTTCGATAAAGGAAAACAGCTAGTCCATCTCTTTAGATGTGGACTCAATTCTTACCAAGTGAGTTGCAAGCAAATATCTTTTATCCCATATGAAGACATTGCCTCAGATATTGAACCCAAGGTATATCTGTCGACTGTCCAAAGTCATGATCTATATACTGTTTTTATCAGTACGAAGACGAAGCTTTGGAAATTGTACAAAGATAAGGATGGAAACTACAGCAGAAAAGTTATGGATTCTGTTAAAAACGCTAATGAGGAATATCTTGGACATATTAACTGCTACATCGTGGAGACTACATATGAACGGAAGTTGCTCTACAGGTATTTGAAGAATATTACAAATGTAGAGGAGAATATCGTTGCTTGTTCTTACTTTAAGCActttatccattttgagaaCTCCTTGTTGATCTCCTTCATCGAGAATAGCCACTTTATTCAGCGTACCTACCACGTGGTTCGAAACAAGGATTTGATCATCTCCAGCGGAAAGACCAAGCTAACCATACAGGTCAACGAGCTCTTCGACATATTTATGCTGTTCTTCATAATCCTCTGCGTTATCCTCAGTGTCTACACCATAGTGCGCATTTTATTCACCAAG
- a CDS encoding protein kinase domain containing protein (putative): protein MENNGDFQEIPEKRKKRKIADLETPNLGSANVGANSSATVCTNSSTTVCTNPNLGAADQPRNKKKIIKLKNRKIEDLFIIRNFLPICEEFLVKNHESIFSSLLPKQGEEKNKTKGKGKSLQAITKGKPGHDEFELDRKEVQLEQNRDHKGGGIKEEERVRRKAKREKKSESVEELGAGSEGEDDLGKGSEGGDDLGKGSESVDDWGDGPTVDSEKGSATNGLAPNRSHSSRSNCKRSNCERSNSNRSHSNRSLSNRSHSSLYRTKHHRTNLYRNYVKHTKQCLREMDLPFDRAVLLNIVDKKDNTNKIMKIVNKKKVICAFGDTWEYMIEHIISLKEHKNLMKIYDIYDDDKNFYMIMEKLHGKELFSFLVYKKQVKESVCKYILSQIFQAVNYLHHHNIIHRDIKPENLMFRNKKRKDKTYEYNYELVLIDFDTCQFVYPPTLGHLPGKKHMKLVGTYGYIAPEIIKGYNYSILSDMWSIGIIFYILMTGITPLPMCLMVNYKNTKDIILKKEKKGINFSLLSFNSYPLARDLCEKLLQFDPAERMPNSVIASHHPWLRYFNMLGRNIHLCASEREYLSPSHLSQIPFHDAPYLKNKRPRYEDRNCHVILPYHMNQQVYQKEDPHPFLSLTNEQRYYYFINQGIRNYYPLGNDILPYPGLSTSLERFPYLRGGNLNGDTLPVCGEKLIATPYSVEKKNFEGKTLPVNYYQDRDSKHTPRISHQFNRRFNDSDGGYSPPGEGMASLRHVQKMRRGEEEQEDNEEEAEDDADADENAMSAQRRRPFRRKTGNILTSANGRVSGAALHESENGNYGNSHPYILTSQNLHSRDNDHPLAGNLDPISIHPNDEATPDCNNFVDLFEHLIENKKRKITMTGKPFDQLPPIENPFSMYYVANDEQMDGTNEEMIERLFKGKEYTTTKQKNMEYIRTENMSELFPCSPPMCVIPQNDPMKTIQIDQEYKRAYDFAPPRHVHLPNSHLALSHRGGTPNVILLPQQLSPSLLPLVYHHSNELPNSIVLNDKGHLTNGSDDIVGVINSDRHSSMCYANVATNAYDPCQVTNLYDTSTSLNEAQEQQLTLQEGHKNGMHSQQEGHNANLARTGISSKVPQSGTSSKAPQSGTSSKIPQSGTTSKVPQSGTTSKVPQNSARSMLPQNRNMPPIYVNYHRAYKNNIEMVPTMFRKN, encoded by the exons ATGGAGAACAACGGAGATTTCCAGGAGATCCccgaaaagaggaaaaagagaaaaatcgCCGATCTGGAAACGCCCAATTTAGGCAGCGCCAATGTGGGTGCTAATTCGAGTGCCACAGTTTGTACCAATTCGAGTACCACAGTTTGTACCAATCCAAACTTGGGTGCTGCGGACCAACCcagaaacaaaaagaaaatcataAAACTGAAGAATAGGAAGATAGAGGACCTGTTCATCATAAGGAACTTCCTTCCCATATGCGAAGAATTTCTCGTAAAGAATCACGAGAGTATTTTTTCAAGCTTGCTGCCAAAACAGGGTGAGGAAAAGAACAAGAccaaaggaaaagggaaatcgTTACAGGCAATTACGAAGGGGAAACCCGGACATGATGAATTCGAATTAGACAGGAAGGAGGTTCAGCTGGAACAAAACAGAGATCATAAGGGAGGGGGGATCAAGGAGGAGGAACGAGTTAGGAGAAAGgcgaaaagggagaagaaaagcgAAAGTGTTGAAGAATTGGGAGCGGGAAGCGAAGGAGAGGACGACTTGGGGAAGGGAAGCGAAGGAGGGGACGACTTGGGGAAGGGAAGCGAAAGCGTAGACGACTGGGGGGATGGCCCCACGGTGGACAGCGAAAAGGGGTCTGCCACGAACGGGTTGGCGCCGAACCGATCCCACTCCAGCCGGTCCAACTGCAAGCGGTCCAACTGCGAGCGGTCCAACTCCAATCGATCCCACTCCAACCGCTCCCTCTCCAACCGCTCCCACTCCAGCCTCTACAGAACCAAGCACCACAGAACCAACCTCTACCGAAACTACGTGAAACATACGAAGCAGTGCCTCCGAGAAATGGACCTGCCCTTCGACAGAGCAGTCCTCCTGAACATAGTAGACAAAAAAGACAAcacaaacaaaataatgaaaatagtaaataaaaaaaaagtaatctGTGCATTTGGAGATACATGGGAATACATGATTGAACACATCATATCACTAAAGGAacacaaaaatttgatgaagaTATACGACATATACgatgatgataaaaatttctatatGATCATGGAAAAGCTACATGGTAAGGAACTGTTCAGTTTTTTAGTTTACAAAAAGCAGGTCAAGGAGAGTGTGTGCAAATATATACTTAGCCAGATATTCCAGGCAGTTAATTACCTGCACCACCATAATATTATCCACAGGGATATAAAACCGGAGAATCTCATGTTTAGAAAtaagaagaggaaggacaAAACGTATGAGTATAACTATGAGTTAGTTTTAATCGATTTTGATACGTGTCAGTTTGTTTATCCCCCCACCTTGGGTCACCTCCCTG GGAAGAAACACATGAAGCTTGTGGGAACATACGGGTACATTGCTCCTGAAATAATTAAAGGATATAATTACTCCATATTGTCAGATATGTGGTCCataggaattattttttatattttgatgaCGGGCATTACCCCCTTGCCCATGTGTCTAATGGTGAACTACAAGAACACCAAGGAtattattttgaagaaggaaaagaaaggaattaATTTCAGCTTGCTGTCCTTTAATAGCTACCCCTTGGCAAGGGATCTATGTGAAAAACTATTGCAGTTTGACCCCGCTGAACGCATGCCAAACTCTGTGATTGCATCGCATCATCCATGGTTAAGATACTTCAATATGCTGGGAAGAAACATCCACCTCTGTGCATCTGAGAGAGAGTACCTATCACCTTCTCACCTGAGTCAGATCCCATTTCATGACGCACCTTACTTGAAGAATAAAAGACCTCGCTATGAGGACAGGAACTGCCATGTCATCCTCCCATACCATATGAACCAACAAGTATACCAGAAGGAAGACCCTCATCCCTTTCTGTCTCTCACCAATGAGCAAAGATACTACTACTTCATCAACCAAGGGATAAGAAATTACTACCCTTTGGGGAATGACATCCTCCCCTATCCAGGATTGTCTACGTCCCTCGAGAGGTTCCCATATCTGCGAGGGGGCAACCTCAATGGCGACACGCTACCTGTTTGTGGAGAGAAGTTAATTGCCACGCCGTACtctgtggaaaaaaaaaactttgaGGGAAAAACCCTTCCGGTGAATTATTACCAGGACAGGGACAGCAAACACACCCCGAGGATATCCCACCAATTTAACAGGAGGTTCAATGACAGTGATGGTGGCTACTCACCCCCCGGTGAGGGAATGGCATCCCTTCGACACGTACAAAAGATGAGAAggggagaggaagaacagGAGGACAACGAAGAGGAAGCGGAGGATGATGCTGATGCTGATGAAAATGCGATGAGTGCACAAAGGAGACGACCTTTTCGCAGAAAAACGGGAAATATTTTGACAAGCGCGAACGGGAGAGTCAGTGGTGCGGCTCTCCACGAAAGTGAAAATGGAAACTATGGCAACTCTCACCCATATATTCTCACATCACAAAATCTTCACAGTCGTGATAATGATCACCCCCTCGCTGGAAACCTTGATCCCATTTCCATCCACCCGAACGATGAAGCCACCCCAGACTGCAACAACTTTGTTGACCTCTTCGAACATTTAAtcgaaaacaaaaaaagaaaaatcaccATGACAGGGAAGCCATTCGATCAGCTCCCTCCAATTGAGAATCCTTTTTCCATGTACTACGTAGCGAATGATGAACAAATGGATGGAACAAACGAAGAGATGATAGAGAGACTGTTCAAAGGAAAGGAATACACCACcacgaaacagaaaaatatggaaTACATACGAACGGAAAATATGTCGGAACTCTTTCCCTGCTCTCCTCCCATGTGCGTAATCCCGCAGAATGATCCTATGAAGACTATTCAGATTGACCAGGAGTATAAAAGGGCATACGATTTTGCTCCACCTAGACACGTTCACTTACCAAATAGTCACCTCGCCCTTTCACACAGAGGAGGGACACCCAATGTCATCCTCCTTCCACAGCAGCTGTCGCCCtctcttctcccccttgtaTATCACCACTCCAACGAACTACCAAACAGTATTGTGTTAAATGATAAGGGCCACCTAACAAACGGCAGTGACGACATCGTTGGAGTCATCAACAGCGACAGACATTCCAGCATGTGTTATGCGAATGTGGCAACTAATGCTTATGACCCTTGCCAAGTAACGAACCTGTACGACACCTCCACCAGTTTGAATGAAGCACAGGAGCAACAGCTGACTCTCCAGgaggggcacaaaaatggcatgcATAGTCAGCAGGAGGGGCATAACGCCAATTTGGCAAGAACAGGCATCAGCAGTAAGGTCCCTCAGAGCGGCACCAGCAGTAAGGCCCCTCAGAGCGGCACCAGTAGTAAGATCCCGCAGAGCGGCACCACCAGTAAGGTCCCTCAGAGCGGCACCACCAGTAAGGTCCCTCAGAACAGCGCTAGAAGTATGCTCCCACAAAATCGTAACATGCCACCGATATATGTCAACTATCACAGGGCctacaaaaataacatcgaAATGGTTCCTACgatgttcagaaaaaattaa